The following coding sequences lie in one Microtus ochrogaster isolate Prairie Vole_2 chromosome 6, MicOch1.0, whole genome shotgun sequence genomic window:
- the LOC101993117 gene encoding vomeronasal type-1 receptor 90-like, which yields MNRNNLVYDDHNIRNAFFSEIAFGISADTVLLLFLVVMFFWERRHKPTNLITSLLALSHIVMLLTMAFIATDILGSQRFWDNFTCRSVISLYRLMRSVSICATCHLSILQAITLSPRSSSLSKFKHKSLLHNSGCFLSLWTFYMSISGFMNAIVATPNVTSHVLILVTKSCSLSLFSDFRYLHFVLAFFRDAIFVGLMVLSSVYMVTLLYRHKRQSQYLHSISMSPKASPEHRAVRTILLLLSFFVVIYCVDCTASSSRNMWNNDPTHRCVQMFVSSGYATLSPLVFISTEQHISNFLKTMQELFCGE from the coding sequence ATGAACAGAAACAACCTAGTGTACGATGACCATAACATAAGAAAtgcctttttttctgaaattgcCTTTGGGATCTCAGCCGATACcgtccttctgctcttcctcgTGGTCATGTTCTTTTGGGAGCGCAGGCATAAGCCCACCAACTTGATAACCAGTCTCTTGGCTCTAAGCCACATAGTGATGCTGCTCACCATGGCCTTCATAGCTACAGACATTTTGGGGTCCCAGAGATTTTGGGATAACTTCACCTGTAGATCAGTCATTTCCTTGTACAGGCTGATGAGGAGCGTCTCCATTTGTGCCACGTGTCACCTGAGCATCCTCCAGGCCATCACCCTCAGCCCCAGAAGTTCCTCTTTGTCCAAGTTCAAACATAAATCCTTACTTCACAACTCAGGCTGCTTCCTTTCCCTGTGGACTTTCTATATGTCCATTAGTGGTTTCATGAATGCCATTGTTGCCACCCCCAATGTGACATCACACGTTCTTATATTGGTCACTAAATCCTGTTCTCTCTCGCTTTTCAGTGACTTCAGATACTTACATTTTGTACTGGCTTTCTTCCGGGATGCCATTTTTGTAGGGCTCATGGTGCTTTCAAGTGTATACATGGTGACTCTCTTGTACAGGCATAAAAGGCAGTCCCAGTACCTTCACAGCATCAGCATGTCCCCAAAAGCATCTCCAGAGCACAGGGCCGTCCGTACCATTCTGCTGCTACTGAGTTTCTTTGTGGTCATATACTGTGTAGACTGCACTGCCTCCTCCTCGAGAAATATGTGGAATAATGACCCAACTCACCGCTGTGTCCAGATGTTTGTGTCCAGTGGCTATGCCACACTCAGCCCTTTGGTGTTCATAAGCACTGAACAACATATAAGTAACTTTTTGAAAACCATGCAAGAATTATTCTGTGGTGAATAA